A portion of the Spirochaetaceae bacterium genome contains these proteins:
- the ispD gene encoding 2-C-methyl-D-erythritol 4-phosphate cytidylyltransferase translates to MKNYAIILSSGSGERTGLNQPKQFHKIAGKTIIEHTLDSFERHNQIDAIILVVAENYYDYHLQLITAAGYQKVIKVVCGGNSRQQSSYHGLMAINETEALVLIHDAVRPFIQSTTITNVIEALTTYNAVDTALPSPDTLIEVDGNGFIKAIPPRKYFMRGQTPQGFKLSLIKKAHQLANQEGNTTVTDDCGLIYYYKLASIKVVAGDDFNHKITYPVDVALADKLFQLKSVSKLNSQPEFLTNALTGKVIAIFGAGSGIGEACLKLATHYGAKVYGFDKNSADITNEAVVTAAINNIIQQEGRLDGVIVTAAVLNMGALNGRSLSSIEQEIKLNYLANIIVAKASYTALSASKGCLIMFTSSSYTRGRALYGIYSSVKAAIVNLTQALAEEWLAAGIRVNVINPERTQTAMRLKNFGNEDPVLLLSADKVAQQTLATLANNSLTGQVVDVTKK, encoded by the coding sequence ATGAAAAACTATGCCATCATTTTATCTTCTGGCAGCGGTGAGCGCACCGGCCTTAACCAGCCCAAACAGTTTCATAAGATAGCCGGTAAAACCATTATAGAACATACCCTAGATAGTTTTGAAAGGCATAACCAAATTGATGCCATTATTTTAGTAGTAGCCGAAAATTACTATGACTATCATCTGCAACTTATAACGGCTGCCGGCTACCAAAAGGTAATAAAAGTAGTTTGCGGCGGTAATAGCCGCCAGCAAAGCAGTTATCACGGCTTAATGGCTATAAATGAAACTGAAGCTCTTGTGCTTATCCACGATGCGGTGCGCCCTTTTATCCAAAGCACCACTATAACTAATGTGATTGAGGCCTTAACAACTTATAATGCCGTTGATACCGCCTTACCTTCGCCCGATACCCTTATTGAGGTAGATGGTAACGGTTTTATTAAAGCTATCCCACCACGTAAATATTTTATGCGCGGCCAAACGCCGCAGGGCTTTAAATTAAGCCTGATTAAAAAAGCTCATCAATTAGCCAATCAAGAAGGTAACACCACCGTAACCGATGACTGCGGCCTTATTTATTACTACAAGCTGGCTTCCATCAAAGTGGTGGCCGGTGATGACTTTAACCACAAAATTACCTACCCGGTTGATGTGGCTTTGGCCGATAAGCTTTTTCAGTTAAAATCGGTTAGTAAACTAAATAGTCAGCCGGAATTTTTAACTAACGCCCTAACGGGCAAAGTTATAGCCATCTTTGGCGCCGGTAGCGGCATTGGTGAGGCCTGTCTTAAGTTAGCCACTCACTATGGCGCTAAAGTTTATGGCTTTGATAAAAACAGCGCCGACATCACCAATGAAGCAGTCGTTACCGCCGCCATTAACAATATTATACAGCAAGAGGGAAGGCTAGATGGCGTTATTGTAACCGCCGCTGTGCTTAATATGGGGGCACTTAATGGCCGCAGCTTAAGCAGTATCGAGCAAGAAATTAAACTAAATTATCTAGCTAATATTATTGTAGCTAAGGCCAGCTACACCGCTTTAAGTGCCAGCAAAGGTTGTCTTATTATGTTTACCAGTAGCAGCTACACACGCGGACGGGCTTTATATGGCATTTATTCCTCTGTAAAGGCAGCTATAGTCAACCTAACCCAAGCCTTAGCCGAAGAATGGCTGGCCGCCGGCATTAGGGTAAATGTGATTAATCCTGAACGAACCCAAACCGCTATGCGCCTTAAAAACTTTGGTAACGAAGACCCCGTCTTATTATTAAGCGCCGACAAGGTAGCCCAGCAAACCTTAGCCACTTTAGCCAATAATAGCTTAACTGGCCAAGTGGTAGATGTAACCAAAAAGTAA